One part of the Parabacteroides distasonis ATCC 8503 genome encodes these proteins:
- the abc-f gene encoding ribosomal protection-like ABC-F family protein — MSIVAQKITYIHPDNQVLFKGIDLTINKGQKVALVGNNGSGKSTFLRILAGTLQAQEGEIIYPTPPYYVPQHFGQYDNLTVAQALRIDGKLEALRAITEGDASLSNFNTLADDWTIEERSLAALHAWGLEHILLSQPMRTLSGGEKTKVFLSGIEIHQPSILLLDEPTNHLDRRSREKLYDFITSCRITLLVVSHDRTLLNLLASIAELSVGGITLYGGNYDFYKEQKEQEQASMQEKLEAKEKELRRVRKTAREVAERKQKHESRGEKQSVRKGIPRIMMGGLKENAEKSASKLKEVHEDKMENLANELKQMLSSLPDLQGMKLDFSASGLHEGKILVTAKEINFGYAEAGDLWPSPMSFQIKSGERWLIQGDNGSGKTTLLKLITGQLPPRSGSLIRADFSSIYIDQEYSIVRNGRTVYEQAQAFNERHFQEHEIKTLLNRFLFPHDTWEKSCGKLSGGEKMRLAFCCLMISNQTPDLFILDEPTNNLDIQSIEIITSMVRAYRGTILLISHDAYFIRELGIHQIITTFAGRLKTNL, encoded by the coding sequence ATGAGTATCGTAGCGCAAAAAATCACGTATATACATCCGGACAATCAAGTCTTATTCAAGGGGATCGACTTGACGATCAACAAGGGGCAAAAGGTAGCCTTAGTCGGGAACAACGGATCGGGAAAATCCACCTTCCTCCGTATCTTGGCTGGAACCTTGCAAGCGCAGGAAGGGGAGATTATCTATCCGACCCCACCCTATTACGTACCCCAGCATTTCGGGCAATATGATAACCTGACGGTGGCCCAGGCCCTACGTATCGACGGGAAACTAGAAGCCTTGCGGGCGATTACCGAGGGCGACGCCTCCCTCTCTAATTTCAATACGCTGGCGGATGACTGGACGATCGAGGAACGGAGCCTCGCCGCCCTGCACGCTTGGGGTTTGGAGCATATCCTCCTCTCCCAACCGATGCGCACATTAAGTGGCGGCGAGAAAACCAAGGTTTTCCTCTCCGGAATCGAGATCCACCAACCCTCGATCCTGCTATTGGATGAGCCGACTAACCATCTGGATAGGCGCAGCCGGGAGAAGTTATACGATTTCATCACGTCTTGCCGTATCACCTTGTTGGTCGTCAGCCACGATCGTACCTTATTGAACCTATTAGCTTCCATAGCGGAATTATCCGTCGGGGGGATCACCCTTTACGGGGGTAATTATGATTTCTACAAGGAACAAAAAGAACAGGAACAGGCTTCCATGCAAGAGAAACTGGAAGCGAAGGAGAAAGAGCTTCGCAGGGTCAGGAAAACCGCCCGTGAGGTAGCCGAGCGAAAACAAAAGCATGAATCCCGGGGAGAGAAGCAAAGCGTCCGGAAAGGAATCCCCCGGATCATGATGGGCGGATTGAAGGAGAACGCCGAGAAAAGCGCCTCCAAACTAAAAGAGGTTCACGAGGACAAGATGGAGAACCTTGCCAACGAGCTAAAGCAAATGCTCTCCTCCCTACCCGACCTTCAAGGCATGAAACTGGATTTCAGCGCATCCGGCTTACACGAAGGCAAGATATTGGTTACCGCCAAGGAGATCAATTTCGGTTACGCCGAGGCCGGCGATCTATGGCCCTCCCCGATGAGCTTCCAGATCAAGAGTGGGGAACGGTGGCTGATACAAGGCGATAACGGTTCCGGCAAGACGACTTTGCTGAAGTTGATTACCGGCCAGTTACCGCCTCGTAGCGGTTCCTTGATCCGTGCGGATTTCTCCTCTATCTATATCGACCAAGAATACTCGATCGTCCGGAACGGCCGGACGGTGTACGAGCAAGCGCAAGCCTTCAACGAGCGTCATTTCCAAGAGCACGAGATCAAGACTTTGCTAAACCGTTTCCTCTTCCCGCACGACACGTGGGAGAAGAGCTGCGGGAAGCTGAGCGGAGGCGAGAAAATGAGGTTGGCATTCTGTTGCTTGATGATCAGTAACCAGACTCCGGACCTATTTATCCTAGATGAGCCGACCAATAATCTCGACATCCAAAGCATCGAGATTATCACCTCCATGGTCCGTGCGTACAGGGGCACGATCTTGCTGATCTCGCACGACGCTTATTTTATCCGGGAATTGGGTATCCACCAAATAATAACTACCTTCGCGGGTAGGTTAAAGACGAATTTATGA